A section of the Paenibacillus aurantius genome encodes:
- the speB gene encoding agmatinase, whose amino-acid sequence MRFDDAYSGNVFIASSPDYENAKAVIYGMPMDYTVSFRPGSRFGPSRIREVSIGLEEYSPYLDKDLSEARYFDAGDLPLPFGNPGRALDMIGDYVKGLLDDGKFPLGLGGEHLVSWPVIREVYKKYPDLALIHIDAHADLREQYEGEPLSHSTPIRKAAELMGGRNVYQFGIRSGTREEFRYARENINFYPFDVLEPLQKVLPELAGRPVYLTIDIDVLDPSAAPGTGTAEAGGITSKELLAAVHALAGEGIHVVGADVVEVAPVYDPSEQTPIVASKLVREIILGLVK is encoded by the coding sequence ATGCGTTTTGACGATGCTTATTCAGGCAATGTATTTATTGCGAGCTCCCCGGATTACGAGAACGCGAAGGCGGTCATCTACGGCATGCCGATGGACTACACCGTCAGCTTCCGGCCGGGCTCGCGTTTCGGCCCTTCCCGGATCCGTGAGGTTTCGATCGGGCTCGAGGAGTACAGCCCTTACTTGGACAAGGACCTGTCCGAGGCCCGTTATTTCGACGCGGGCGATCTTCCGCTTCCCTTCGGCAACCCGGGCCGTGCCCTCGACATGATCGGCGACTACGTGAAGGGGCTGCTCGATGACGGCAAGTTCCCGCTCGGACTGGGCGGAGAGCACCTGGTATCCTGGCCGGTCATCCGGGAGGTATACAAGAAATACCCTGACCTGGCGCTGATCCACATCGACGCCCACGCCGACCTGCGCGAGCAGTACGAAGGGGAACCGCTGTCCCACTCCACGCCGATCCGCAAAGCGGCGGAGCTGATGGGCGGCCGCAACGTGTACCAGTTCGGCATCCGGTCCGGCACACGAGAGGAGTTCCGCTACGCCCGCGAGAACATCAACTTCTATCCGTTCGACGTGCTGGAGCCGCTTCAGAAGGTGCTTCCGGAGCTCGCGGGACGTCCGGTTTATCTGACGATCGACATCGATGTGCTCGATCCGTCGGCCGCTCCGGGAACGGGAACCGCGGAAGCGGGCGGCATCACGTCGAAGGAGCTGCTCGCTGCGGTTCATGCGCTCGCAGGCGAGGGCATCCATGTTGTCGGAGCCGATGTAGTCGAGGTCGCTCCGGTGTACGACCCTTCGGAGCAGACTCCAATTGTCGCCTCGAAGCTTGTCCGCGAAATTATCCTCGGCCTGGTGAAATAG
- a CDS encoding DUF1934 domain-containing protein translates to MPDSVTLQINSRIDGKEIRQSFSAERYRKGDSFYFRYRETDPAMGRTATILKVAPGEIRILRHGDVESEQTFVPDGRRNGFYQTPQGLLELGTETRELAVRLVNGTGTVSWSYDLFVSGEPSGTCRLEITVTEGA, encoded by the coding sequence ATGCCCGATTCCGTTACTTTACAGATCAACAGCCGGATAGACGGCAAAGAAATCCGGCAGTCGTTCTCCGCGGAACGGTACCGGAAGGGGGATTCCTTCTATTTCCGTTACCGGGAAACGGACCCGGCGATGGGCCGGACCGCCACCATCTTGAAGGTGGCGCCTGGCGAAATCCGGATTCTGCGCCACGGGGACGTCGAATCCGAGCAAACCTTTGTGCCGGACGGCCGCCGGAACGGGTTCTATCAAACCCCGCAGGGGCTTCTCGAGCTCGGGACCGAAACGCGTGAGCTGGCGGTCCGCCTGGTCAATGGAACGGGAACGGTCAGCTGGAGCTATGATTTGTTCGTTTCCGGCGAGCCTTCCGGCACCTGCCGGCTTGAAATCACCGTTACGGAGGGGGCTTAG
- the speE gene encoding polyamine aminopropyltransferase has product MELWYTEKQTDNFGITAKIKETLVTEKTEFQDLAIIDTEEFGRMLTLDGMVMTTVKDEFVYHEMVAHPALFTHPNPEHVLVVGGGDGGVIREVMKHPKVKKAVLVDIDGKVITYSKQFLPEIAGELDNPRVEVIVNDGYMHIHDHKNTYDVIMVDSTEPVGPAVELFTKGFYQGIYDALKEEGIFVAQTDNPWFKADLIRTVNRDVREIFPVVRNYIANIPTYPSGLWTFTMGSKKHDPLQVDETQIPELDTKYYSPRLHKAAFVLPKFVEDLVK; this is encoded by the coding sequence ATGGAACTGTGGTACACCGAGAAACAAACGGACAACTTCGGCATCACGGCTAAGATCAAGGAAACGCTCGTTACGGAGAAAACGGAGTTTCAGGACCTGGCGATCATCGATACGGAAGAGTTCGGACGCATGCTGACCCTGGACGGCATGGTCATGACCACGGTGAAGGATGAGTTCGTTTACCATGAAATGGTCGCGCATCCGGCCCTTTTCACCCATCCCAACCCGGAGCATGTGCTTGTGGTGGGCGGCGGAGACGGCGGCGTCATCCGGGAAGTCATGAAGCACCCGAAGGTGAAGAAAGCCGTTCTCGTCGACATCGACGGAAAAGTCATTACCTACTCGAAGCAATTCCTTCCGGAAATTGCCGGCGAGCTGGACAACCCCCGCGTGGAAGTCATCGTGAACGACGGCTATATGCACATCCATGACCACAAAAACACCTACGACGTCATTATGGTGGATTCCACCGAACCGGTCGGACCGGCGGTCGAGCTGTTCACGAAGGGCTTCTACCAGGGCATCTACGACGCCCTTAAAGAGGAAGGGATTTTCGTAGCCCAAACCGATAACCCTTGGTTCAAGGCGGACCTCATCCGTACGGTCAACCGCGACGTGCGCGAGATCTTCCCGGTTGTCCGCAACTATATCGCGAACATCCCGACTTACCCGAGCGGCCTGTGGACCTTCACGATGGGGAGCAAGAAGCATGATCCCCTGCAGGTGGACGAGACGCAAATTCCCGAGCTCGACACGAAATACTATTCGCCTCGCCTGCATAAGGCGGCTTTCGTTCTTCCTAAATTCGTGGAAGATCTGGTTAAGTAA
- a CDS encoding AraC family transcriptional regulator, with product MNPNVFQLVTEEDSRLPFYITSLGRWNNQDPIERKEGYRDFQWIQCLGGEGELMADGKRWTVSKGQGMLLLPNSPHEYRAIREPWEVMWVTFNGKHAADLLAELHFTETSVLYVSNPDTLLSKMHAAAVVMHSKDPMRSFECSSLVYQLILDLYTYGSGSEVRSKQQHYEQLTPVLHYIEDRFDRPISLGELAGQLKLSPQYTCLLFQQTMGLRPFEYITKFRIRKAKEMLLKEQSLSVQEVARKVGYEHPSYFIKLFRTEEGITPSTFRRVHCSSPRAT from the coding sequence ATGAACCCCAATGTTTTTCAGCTGGTCACCGAGGAGGACTCCCGTCTTCCCTTCTACATAACGAGCCTGGGACGCTGGAACAACCAGGATCCGATCGAACGGAAGGAAGGCTACCGCGACTTTCAATGGATTCAATGCCTCGGAGGAGAGGGCGAGCTTATGGCGGACGGCAAGCGTTGGACCGTAAGCAAGGGCCAGGGGATGCTGCTGCTTCCGAACTCCCCTCACGAATACCGGGCGATCCGGGAGCCCTGGGAGGTCATGTGGGTGACGTTTAACGGCAAGCATGCGGCCGATCTTCTGGCGGAGCTGCATTTTACGGAGACTTCCGTACTCTATGTGTCGAACCCCGATACCTTGCTTTCCAAAATGCACGCGGCCGCCGTGGTGATGCACTCCAAAGACCCCATGCGAAGCTTCGAATGCTCCTCGCTTGTCTACCAACTCATCCTGGATCTGTATACGTACGGCTCCGGGTCCGAGGTCCGCTCCAAGCAGCAGCATTACGAGCAGCTGACGCCGGTCCTTCATTATATTGAAGACCGCTTCGACCGCCCGATCTCGCTTGGGGAGCTGGCGGGCCAGCTCAAGCTGTCGCCCCAGTATACATGCCTGCTCTTTCAGCAGACGATGGGACTCCGTCCCTTCGAGTACATCACGAAGTTCCGCATCCGCAAGGCGAAGGAGATGCTTCTGAAGGAGCAGTCTCTCTCCGTGCAGGAGGTAGCCCGCAAGGTCGGGTACGAGCATCCGAGCTACTTCATCAAGCTGTTCCGCACGGAGGAAGGCATCACGCCAAGCACCTTCCGCCGCGTCCACTGCTCGTCGCCGAGGGCCACTTAG